Proteins co-encoded in one Hymenobacter swuensis DY53 genomic window:
- a CDS encoding DMT family protein yields MKSLYTVLLLTISNLFMTFAWYGHLQFKKISWLHGLGLVGVILISWGLAFFEYVFQVPANRIGFEENGGPFNLFQLKVIQEVISLTVFTICAVYVFKTDKLGWNHLAGFALLVAAVYVIFKKW; encoded by the coding sequence ATGAAAAGCCTGTACACCGTTCTGCTGCTCACCATTTCCAACCTGTTCATGACGTTTGCCTGGTACGGGCATCTGCAGTTCAAGAAAATCAGCTGGCTGCATGGGCTGGGACTGGTGGGCGTGATTCTGATTAGCTGGGGGCTGGCTTTTTTCGAGTACGTGTTTCAAGTGCCGGCCAACCGCATCGGGTTCGAGGAAAATGGCGGACCGTTCAACCTGTTTCAGCTCAAGGTGATTCAGGAAGTTATTTCGCTCACGGTGTTCACCATCTGCGCCGTGTATGTGTTCAAAACCGATAAGCTGGGCTGGAACCACCTGGCCGGCTTCGCGCTGCTGGTAGCGGCGGTGTACGTAATTTTCAAGAAGTGGTGA
- a CDS encoding patatin-like phospholipase family protein → MRKTYRILPLLLLWLLSFHSLQAQRVGLVLSGGGAKGLAHVGVLKVLEKNRIPIDYIVGTSMGAIVGGMYAAGYSPREIEEIIMAPAFQTWVSGRPLEGKVFNYYDTDPSPAALHLRLALDSTLKVRVTPKLVDDVTLNYVLATMLAPAGAISGYDFNKLLVPYRAVASEVFTREKVVQRSGSLSDAVRNSMAFPLAFRPIRQPDGRYLFDGAVVDNFPTGVMREEFKPDVIIGVNVGDVAFSKYPKQRDDELLTSTLLFLGSNVADTTSVGPNGIFIQPKLGDITAADFGQVKQLVTLGIQATEEKLALIQRRITRREDTVALQARRRAFQERAPRPEFKQVNVQGIPEVQQTFVRRFFQRSGSNYSPADIEEGYYRLVNNDFFNNVYPRIRYDQQKQGYTLNVDARQNSNLTTDLGVLLSTRSMSNFYLGASYRYLNRYLYTIKADATIGRFYNGARGSFRVSVPGNIPVYFEPTVVFNNFNYQDTGGLLGNGKAAQNTQLQQRDLKTFLQVGISPNYRSRYVLSGGLFTNRDNFANTDAIRTDDKLDQSRFQGGTASLKFERNSLNRRQYATTGRRVDLSFRGVTGREKYEPGSTAGDLVERNRNHQWLKANLFMEQYFNLNKVDTVGARTNAWGFMVDLMASTQGSFSTYRSSLTNSSTFLPLPDSRTIFLDRYRGTAYAAAGLRYVKAVVGSLEWRTEGYLHTLVRPWERREDNSLLAKRGDIITRPYLTLMTGFQYQTPVGPAALQFIHYDEKDHQFGVFAHIGFVLFRDRSLD, encoded by the coding sequence ATGCGAAAAACCTACCGTATCCTGCCACTGCTTTTGCTGTGGCTGCTGAGTTTTCATTCTCTGCAGGCCCAGCGTGTAGGCCTGGTACTAAGTGGTGGCGGGGCCAAAGGCCTCGCCCACGTAGGCGTGCTGAAAGTGCTGGAGAAAAACCGGATTCCCATCGACTACATCGTGGGTACCAGTATGGGCGCCATTGTGGGCGGCATGTACGCAGCTGGCTACTCACCCCGCGAAATCGAGGAAATTATCATGGCCCCGGCTTTCCAGACCTGGGTTTCGGGCCGGCCTTTGGAAGGCAAGGTGTTCAACTACTATGACACTGACCCCAGCCCCGCCGCCCTGCACCTGCGCCTGGCCCTCGACTCGACCCTGAAGGTGCGCGTGACACCCAAACTGGTGGACGACGTGACCCTGAACTACGTGTTGGCCACCATGCTGGCCCCGGCCGGTGCCATTTCGGGCTACGATTTCAACAAGCTGCTGGTACCGTATCGGGCCGTGGCCTCGGAGGTGTTTACCCGCGAGAAAGTGGTGCAGCGTAGCGGCTCCCTCTCCGATGCCGTGCGCAACTCGATGGCCTTTCCGCTGGCCTTCCGGCCCATCCGACAGCCCGACGGCCGCTACCTGTTCGACGGGGCTGTGGTGGATAACTTTCCTACCGGCGTGATGCGCGAGGAGTTCAAGCCCGATGTCATCATCGGGGTGAATGTGGGCGACGTGGCCTTCAGTAAATATCCCAAGCAACGGGATGATGAACTGCTGACCAGCACGCTCCTGTTCCTGGGCTCCAATGTGGCCGATACTACTTCGGTGGGCCCCAATGGCATCTTTATCCAGCCCAAGCTGGGTGATATTACGGCGGCCGATTTCGGTCAGGTGAAACAACTAGTGACCCTGGGTATCCAGGCCACCGAAGAAAAGCTGGCTCTGATTCAGCGGCGCATTACGCGCCGCGAGGATACGGTGGCGCTGCAGGCCCGGCGCCGGGCGTTTCAGGAGCGGGCTCCGCGCCCCGAGTTCAAACAGGTGAATGTGCAGGGCATTCCGGAAGTACAGCAGACGTTTGTGCGCCGGTTCTTTCAGCGCAGCGGCTCCAACTACTCGCCCGCCGATATTGAGGAAGGCTACTACCGCCTAGTGAACAACGACTTCTTCAACAACGTGTACCCGCGCATCCGCTACGACCAGCAGAAGCAGGGCTACACGCTGAACGTGGACGCCCGCCAGAACTCCAACCTCACTACCGACCTGGGCGTGCTGCTCTCGACCCGCTCGATGAGCAACTTCTACCTCGGGGCCAGCTACCGTTACCTCAACCGCTACCTTTACACCATTAAGGCCGATGCCACCATCGGGCGGTTCTACAACGGGGCGCGGGGCTCGTTCCGGGTGAGCGTGCCAGGCAATATTCCGGTTTACTTTGAGCCGACGGTTGTTTTCAACAACTTCAACTACCAAGATACCGGTGGCCTGCTCGGCAATGGTAAAGCGGCCCAGAACACCCAGCTTCAGCAGCGCGACCTGAAGACGTTCCTGCAGGTGGGCATAAGCCCCAACTACCGCAGCCGCTATGTGCTCAGCGGTGGCCTATTCACCAACCGCGACAATTTTGCCAATACCGACGCTATCCGTACTGATGATAAGCTGGACCAGAGCCGGTTTCAGGGCGGTACGGCGTCCCTCAAGTTTGAGCGCAACTCGCTCAACCGCCGCCAGTACGCCACCACCGGCCGCCGCGTGGACCTGAGCTTCCGGGGCGTGACGGGCCGGGAAAAGTACGAGCCCGGCTCCACAGCCGGCGACTTGGTGGAGCGCAACCGCAACCACCAGTGGCTGAAGGCCAACCTGTTCATGGAGCAGTATTTCAACCTGAACAAAGTGGATACGGTGGGCGCACGCACCAACGCCTGGGGCTTTATGGTGGATCTGATGGCCAGCACGCAGGGCAGTTTCTCTACCTACCGCTCTTCGCTTACCAACTCTTCCACCTTCCTGCCCCTGCCCGATTCGCGCACCATTTTCCTGGACCGCTACCGGGGCACGGCCTACGCCGCCGCCGGCCTGCGCTACGTGAAGGCTGTGGTGGGGTCTTTGGAATGGCGCACCGAGGGCTACCTCCACACTTTGGTGCGGCCCTGGGAGCGGCGCGAGGACAACTCCCTGCTGGCCAAGCGCGGCGACATCATTACCCGCCCCTACCTCACCCTCATGACGGGCTTCCAGTACCAGACGCCTGTTGGGCCGGCCGCTTTGCAGTTCATCCACTACGACGAGAAAGACCACCAATTCGGCGTCTTCGCCCATATCGGCTTCGTCCTGTTCCGCGACCGGTCGTTAGACTAA